CTTAATTATTACCTGTTTTTAATATTCTTGTCTTTTCCTGATTTCAGTGAATTTGAAGAATCTGATGATGAGTTGCTTAATGAAGATTTTCAACCCTGTCTGATAGAAAAAAGACATGTAGAGGAGGGAGTTCTATTTGAACTTGAGAGTGAGCACCAACTCAATGTTAAAGTGCGTATCTGGAGTTGATCATTCTATAAAGGAATTCTGAGAATGCATGGTTACAAGTTTTCCTCTCGTTTGCCTTATTATATAGTCTTATTTGTTGGAGTATTTACTAGTGAttggtaggggtggaaacgagccgagctcgagcgagcttatgtcggcTCAAATTNatatatatatagagtagggctactgtgctattaggagcacacagcccttgtgctcctaagttcttaactgcccatcaaatttgatgggtggttagggtgaaagagagaagagaaattaaagagaaattggatttttcaaattcaaagagaagagaaattgagaaacccaatttctcttcaatttcttttctctttttcatcctaaccaccaatcaaatttgatggacggttaagaacttaggagcacaaggtctgctgtgctcctaatagcacaatagccctactatatatatatatatatatatattcgagcttttcgagcttttcgagcctaattcgaacgagccgagtaatactcaagctcggcttgaaatgaatttcgagccttttgttttgttcaagctcggctcatttaatttcgagtcgagcttgagcgagccgaatatcgagccgaacacaagtcgaacgcgagccggctcgctcatttgccagccctagtgaTTGGTACCTTAAGGCATTGAACATTTTGTCGTAATATTTCTTTCCTCATGTTAGCTTTGTTGTTTTGCTTGTCTAAAATGATAGATTGGCAAGTGAAAGTGAGAAATACTACCTACTATCTTTTGCTGCCTATTACAGCCAATTGGCTATTAGGCTGTGAGGCTAGCAATTCCTGaacttattttttgatattcatatcaaGTATGACAATGAACACCCTCATTTTATTTTCAGGATAAGAATCAGGTATGACAAAGAACCATTGCTCTATAAACCTCCAGGAACCTTGTTATCAACTTAAGTATCTATTAAACATAATAGTTTATTGGCAGGGAGAAGACACATATTACAATGATAAACGATAAGCAAGAATAAGCAGTCTTTTGTGAGACATGAGTTACTGTCGGTATTTTGCATGCCAACTAATGGACATGCCATAGTATTTGATGCAAACATCAGTTGTGGCTAGCTCTAGCAAAAATTCATGCAATGTTCTTATTGAAGCGTTTGATTACATGTAAATATGCCATTTAATCTCATCAACCTAGTGTGTCTGCAATGGTGGACAGGTGATGCGAAATTAAACACTTGATAATTAGTTCTAGGGCTTGTTGCAAAGCCCGTTTTCTTATTATTTATCGTTTAGATGCATGAACATCTTATTCTCATATCTCTTTTATATACTCATTGGGCAATTGGAAACTTCTAAGAAGAGTTTTATGTCCAAAACAACATGGTTGAATGGAGATGATTTAAGTAGCATCGCATTTTATTGTATTAGTAGCAGTGATTCTTACCCAATAATCATGACTGTCGACCTACCTGATACTTCGGAGGAGAATGGCTTATCGTAGTTCCTATTAGAAATTCTTCTTATTAGGTTACTTTATGTGTTGAATATCAGGAGCAAGTCAGGAATAAAATAGCTGCATTGGAGGTTTATCACAATAATGAAATTGAGAGAATAGCTTCTGTCATGGCTCGGCTTGAGAAATTTGCAGAAGTAAGACGGGAGATGGATGGAAAACTAGACAAGCACTACCAAAGGAAAATGTATGCTGTCTGCTTTTCCTCTTTTGTGATTTTCACATTATTTTCATGAACTTGCACCCTCCGACACAGCCTAAAACTAATCAATAATGCTTAGAAGATTTTTCAATTCCTTCTTATTCTGAATGTTTTCGGTTTTAGATATTAGATTTGGCATGGTTAATATCTTTTATCTATTATCTGATATTCTAGAGACACCTTTTAGAAGCAGTTGCAGGCTGTACGGAATGTTGAAAATAACATCATGTTCTTGCAGAAATTTGACAAGTTCTGGCTAGTTTTTGCGAAAGCACATTCTTACAAGTCATCAATATTGTTGGTCCACGAATATTTTATGGTCTTGTTGTAACTTGCAAGTGTTAACAAGTGCTTATGTTAGATTGATTTCCAATCTTGTATTCCAagtaaattaaagaataaatccTTTGAGGCTAGGATAAGTAATTAAAGATGCTTGTCTCATTATTATGTGCATTTCGTATACACATTTAACTACCTTTTTTTAGTAAACTTCCAGTAATGGACAGTGGGCATGTGACATTgctcatttataatttttagtattgGATACATCTAAGTGGACATTAGATTAAATATGCTGCAGTATTTGTTCTTGCTTCTTAACCTAGCTCAGTTGGTGTTGTACTATATATTGTTATTGTGGTAAATCAGAATATTTTCTTTTGAGTCGAAAACTGGGTTGGTCAGGAAGAAATATTAGAAATGCAAGAAAACATTAACCTAATTTGGAAGCAATGAAAGCGAACAATTGGAAAGGGACAGAGATGGTCATACCTTGATGCTAGTAGTCACAACAATCTGAACTCCTTTTTAGTCGAAATATGGGAATAAACTTGGTAAGAAAAACTCAACCTAATAAACTTGGTGTATTATGGAAATAAAATAAGACCCCCAGAAGTAACCTTCCAGCTGCGTTGTTTGTCGCAGCTGTTTTATGTGGaatagctactatactatagtCCTGCCATTTAtttccaaaatatatttttgagctTCTAATCTGCGTCCTTACCCTTTATCTTCATAAGCTTAGTCTGAGACAATTTTATTCGTAATTTAATGTCAAAACTCTTTATTTCTTAGTCTGAGACAATTGTATCCATATTTTATTGCTTCATTGTAGTGCGGAAGTGGTTGATAAACACTTATCAGCTGTCCAAAGGGACCATGAACAAAGATCCCAGATTGTTGAGCGTAGAATAAGAGATGATGCAGCTCTTGAAGAAGCTAAAAGGAAGGAGAAAGCTTTTCATGAGGAAAAATTGCAACAAGAAAGGGCAAAACAAGAAGCAGAGGTTAGTTTGGCCAATATGAATATTTGCAGACCAGCATTCAtatttgtttcattcattaatgTTTTCGGACGGCTTTCACTCTCATGTAgtagaatatttgaaattttgttcAGAGTGTTTGATTACAAGTTTGCTACCTTGGTTTTCATCTCTTTTGGGGGTACTAAAGCTTTTGGAATGGCTAAAATGTATCCTAGTCAAAATCTTATGACTGTTCTATCCCtttatatctatttatatattcattACAAAATTACAATTGTCGTTATTGTTCGAGCATCCATGTAACAGTTGGAGTAATTCATATATCTTGGTTATCCTGGATTATGAATAACCTATGATAGAAAAGAAAGTTATCTGAATACACTTGTCCAAACCTTCTTTGAGAATACAATCGGTATGGGAATATGATATTTTCTTGTAGAATGAAGGAAAATCAGCTGGATGTCCTAGAAAACTATGCAGTGTTTGGCCAAGCAAATGACAAGGTTTACCATAATAGTGACAAAATATTAGCCTCAAATTTCAGAGGATGTTTTGTCAAAACCTGCACTCCAGTTGCTGTAGATCGGGCTACGGCCTCTTTTCCTTAAAAAAGGAAATGGAACGGAATCCTTTTTTTTGGCAATATATTATTTCTACTATCTAGCTGTTATGATGGTTCAAAATTCAAGACTAAAATACAGTGATCATGTTATTGATATTTTTGTTGATTCTAATAGTGATGCTGAGTTTGATACATAGGACCGGAGTACCTACAGAAGTAATGGGAATGGAGGCATGCTCTCACAAGAGACTCAGTCCACATCTAAGTTTGTAGtcagacttttttttttaaaaaaataacccttaaaaaatttctatttgttCAAATGAcctttccaaaattttatttggccaaTTAACACTCTTCTTACCAactcattcaccgtctttagaaagcggtgaatcaGTCCCCATGTTCATATTTTTATCattgttcatatatattttttgtatgaGTTGTGAGGATTTTTGTGAGGTTGTTGGAATTGTATCTGGATCATTAGAATTTCTGTTTGATTTttagaattgtatggatagGTTGTTAGGATTTTTGGGTCGCTAAGTTTGTATGTGATTTGTTGGAATTTTTATCTGGTTATTAGGATTCTATATAGGAAACAGGAAGaaacggtgaatcgtttaccacTTTCTTTCTAAAGGAAAAgatggtaaatgattcaccatcttttaaattttattaaagattCACTGCTTCCTAATGGTTTTTCCACCCTCGCGCTGAGTTGGACGAATTAGGTTATTtggtcaaataaaattttgatagggttattcacaattaaaaattctttaagggtttatttgaaaaaaatccTTTGTAGCCATATGTGCTGCATGTATGATGGGTGCTAACTATGAATATCTATAGGTTCTGCACTTATTGAATAAACATGCCTGTATTCTACCGGGAATGTCTTGCttaatttatctaatatttGTAGATGAAAAGTGATGGAATAACTAAATCAAATGATGCACTTGCCATCTCTTAGTTTCTCCTATATTGGCAATGCAGCGTCAGTCGTGTTTGTCGGAAGAGACTGGTTTAAGGTTTTTAGTTGTTTCTTCGGCAAATAAATTTGTTCCATTGTGCAGTAGCCAGTAGTTTGATGATTTCTTTTTGAGTTCTCACACCTAAGAAATTTGTGGAACTTCTAAAGCAGGCGAGAGAGAAGTCCGCAAAATTAGCTGAAGAAGCAAGAATGGCAGCACTTGAGGCTGCAGCAAAGGAAGCTTCTGAGAAGGAAGCTGCTAGATTGAGAGAGAAAGCTATCTCAGAAGTTGACCAGAGGGGAGCTTTGGCATTGAGTAAGCTGAGTAGCGTTGAAGAACGTGGAGAAATAAAGCATCATAACTTACTGACTAATGAATTTCATTCTGATAAACAGAAGGGTGGTAAGTTATCAGGTACTTCACTTCTCACAGGAAATAGCCTATgttttactatagctttttgcAACTATTGCAGATTAATATGCTATTCTTGTTCAATCATATTATGTTGAAGATAATTTGTAACTCCTGTAATGAGTTCAAGAAGAGATGGTTTTCTAAACTGGTGGTTAATTATCATGCTCGTCTCACTTTCAGTAGACTGAATATGGAATAACCTATGGTTTATGTGATGTTTGTCCATGTAAAAGTTGCAGCCATCTTGACCATTACCATTATGGACGCTATTATGTTGaggaaaatgtgtgaaattatACAAAGCACTGACAATATGGTAACTAATAGAAGTCCTCACATACTAGTGTAGGACAGTATGGTGGAAATCACTTGATGGTAGTTCAAGTGTGACGAACTGTATTTGTTCTTGGAGTTGTTTTTTTACATGAGATATAAATTTACAACATTAACATTAAGGTCTGTAAGAATCTTTTTGACTTCTGGAAAAAGCTAAGGAGATTTTTTGTTTGCTGGGCATCGTGCTTCGGTACCAACTAGCCCGCTAGTATTAGCAAATTCGGGACTTAACCATgtggtccaaaatgcttaagcccaagtTAGCAATACTAGACTGCTAGGTCCTATATACCTTCTGTCCATTGTGGGACCATGAACAATATTAGTAAATTATGGTGCTGTTTCAACAAGGCTATTCAGTTGATAGCAACTGTGATTTACTTATTTCTATCTAGCTCATCAGACTTTTGTATTTGTTGTAACTTTTGTGCTTGTAGTAACTAGCATTTATTGACTCATGTGTGGCAGGCATTAAGGTATTTGCTGCTAATGCAGCATTAGATGCAGAGAAGAAGAGGCTCACATTATCCAATGAAGTGCCTGATAAGGCCCATCTTACAAAGGTTTCTCTCTCATTCAGTTGACTTGCCTTATGTGATTGCTTTGGTCCCTTCTAGATCGGCAATTTCTGTTATTCCAAGAATCCATTATGTctcatattattatttactcaTCAAGCTCTTATACGAATATAGGCTTTACGAAGAACTAATGATGAACTCACGCGATGTTGTGGGCGCTTATATAAAAGTATAATGTAAGAGTTGATTGATTTAGTTGTTATTAATAGGTAAAAACGTACAAataattactttaataaatttatagttgtgacttgtgagaattgcatgaagtatactaaATTTGCAAAGATAAACGatgtattcaaaatttgaagtcaaagtaccgttgaccgactcaaatcaaataaattgaaaggttcggtagtaaaatcaaaattttgaaagattgggtaGCCACTTCAAAATGGTTCGTAGTTCAGGTAaattctattatcgaaaacagcttaggagcacagaggcctaatagcacacaagacctactctatatatacacacacacacacatatacatacatatgtatatatgggtCCTGCTATGGTCTTTCTATGAGGATGTGAATAGTGCGTCCTATAgactttttagcccttagatcaaatACTGTTTCATCCAGGCCTACTAAATCCTATGCTTGCTCCTAACTTTTTAATCATTGAatgcctagggtttagtggtgactgctggaatagtatttgatccaaaggctaaaaagttGGAATTATGCACTATTCATGTGTTTCTAGAAGCACAcaagtcggactctctctcactcctctctctctctctctctctatatagagatagagagagtggGGTTGTTGTTCTCTTAGGAGAGTACAATAGCCCTTGTGCTTCTGAACTCTTCACCATCAATCTCTAGAGGTAGATGGTAGAGATAGGGGGGCCCATAAAATAGTGCTTTACTGTTAGAGAGAGGTTTACTTTAACGTTTTCTCctctctttactttttttttcctattttcttttctctatcTCACTCCCTTTTGCGGATTCATCCTCCTACCTCACTTTTTTGCGGCACCATCTCCCTGCTCGCTCCGTTTGAAGATGCCCTTGTCACCAGTATTCATCAGCCCTCGCGAGGTAGGTCTCCGTTTTCGCAACGATAGGGGAACAACGATACCTCCTCCTACACCTACGGCCCTCTCTCGCACTGTTGCTTTGCCCACCTCCCTGTTGGCATCCTCTACCCTAACTGGTTCAACGGCACTCACTACCTCGGCAGCCAATCTATCGACGGCTTCCTTCGCAACGTCTCCCTCCTTAGACCTACTCCCCTTTCTTGCTGCAAACTCCCCCTTACCCGCTCCTCACCTCGCCACCTTAGCACGTCAACCCCCGCATCCCTGGGCTGCAGCCCTTCTCTTGCCTAAAATCATGTCACCGGCTGACGTGGTTTGTCAAATAGTGCAAAGAGAGCAGGAGAGGTTATTAAATAACCAAAAGATAAAAGAATGCCAAATTCTACCAAAGAATGTTacatatcaaaattaaaacaaaattccAATTTCGCAGAAGCCTTGTTTCAGAAGTAGTGCTTACAAATGACAGTTAAGTGCAATCACTCATGCACATACAGCAACAACAGTCTCAAATGGAGAATTAAAAATGCGTAGTAACATAATAAATGATGCAGCTTTTGTTTAAGACCCAACTAATCCTCTTAAGGGCCTCTTGCGTATGAGATTCTGATCAAGGACATCAGAAGTGTGATAGATTGTCGttgttttattttctcttcttcccCGTTCTCAAAGTAGTAGACAAGAGCCTGCCACTTGGCATCCTGGAGATACTTCCTCCACTTCAAATGTCATCACATGAGCTTGTCTTCCTGCAGTTTATACTGCAGGaacaatatgagaaattctgCTTTATAGAGGATATAAGGTAAAAGAAGCGACAACAGGAAAGGTGAGTAGGAAGGACCACAATTTACTATCAAGATTATGAATTGAACTGTTTAGTGAAGCCTATCTTTAATCAGAAGCAGAAATGGACGATGATTGCAAATTTAAGTTAGACCAAGTTTCAACTTTGTCTTCAGATATTTTATTTGTACAACCCTAACTATGATTTCAACCTTGGAGTTTCAATTCCTCTAATTTTGTCCCTGAAAATCTAACACTCATTTCAGTCTTTTCCTCGGAATCACAATTTTAATAATGGAAAGTCCAATAATGGTGCTAATGTGGCACTTTTCAGGACAACAGAACGAGACGACTTAATTATTATACAGAACAAACGAATATTAACGAAGTGAGTTTCTAGAAACTAATGATATTATTTCTAATTAGCACTTACTTAACAAGTATAGAGCCATTAAATGCACTCGAATTTTTACCTAAACTAACTGAGAAGAATAACTAAATTCACTAAAATATCATAGTTTTTGAAGGGTGTTTTTTAGGTTTCCCCAACCTGTATAGAAGACCCAATAGATCGGCGCTTGTTGCGGACTATAAGAAAATTGTATGTACGCAACTAAAGAAAATAcgacaattaaaattttctaaaccaAAGATCACCTTGTGTTTCGTTTCAGTCTTAAACAATTGATTTAATTGATCTAACTGATCTAAAGCAAAGATTTTCTAGATCACCTTGTGTTTTGTTTGTCTTAAACAATTGCTCtaactaatctaattagattggATTTAGTTTTTCACCTTGCACGGATTGAGAGCACCGTGAATTCGATGATCGTTCATGAAAACTATTCATCCTCATAGCCATGCATGTGTCCGGCCTCTACTTGCATCCACACGAAATCACATCCTCGATCGAACTAGTCAACGCCTTTGATCTGCGATTTGAACATGAATGATGTTTGCGTCGTTTCGAGGgagatgaatcaatcttctaCATGTACTAGCAACCTTCTGAAAATTAATATCGGTGGATTAATGGAGGACTTgagaaagagtgagaaaaatTGATGGCTAggattttctatttcttttttattaaaaattattatatttattaacatGCCATATGACAtgtatttataatgagaaaactccaagcctaatcctaatcctaccTGGAATTCTGGTTCACTTAGATTATCTATTAATCCCTCAAGTTGGTATTAATTTAAATCGAATTTGAATCCTAATCCGATTCGTGtgttgcattatatataatatttactaATAATTAGTAAATACATCATGCAACTTTTGCACTTAAAAACCTTTAATTTACAATAATTGCAATTAGTCTTTTTACTAacaaattagtaaactttaatatttagcaCTAATATTGTTGCAATTATACCACCCAAAATCCTTTTTATCGTCTCCATAATATCGTTAAAGCTCGATCTCTTATGTATATGACATAATTGGTTCAATtctgtctggtagtgagatatgatgTGATCCCTCTTTACATTATCACTGAAACTCTTTTTGATGGCTCAAAACTCCTTTTGATTCCACCTTTAGAGAATAATCAATCGTCTATAATTATTGTCATTAGTTCCAATAATTTACCAGCGATGCCTAGTTGTatgtagtggcaatccagtcagaagtgaatatcggactgaacctctaggtgcagttacTGCATGATATAATCCTTCCATCGCATTAGTTCCGATTAAGTGGAGGTCATGGAGTACTCGTTAAACGCTCTCACTCGTCTtatgacaaatttgataggacaGAAGCTTTTATGGTTATGCTTGGAAATCCCTTTCCATGCATCATGTCATCTCGGTTGAAAATTTCTAATCTTTATGTTACAATCAGTATAGAACTAACTATCTCTTTATTGAGAGTGGTAAATCCCCTATAAACACGAACCCATTTCTAATATCAACCTATTGCAATTAACTTATACCTTCTAAGGcccatggctaggatcagagtttgtggcatagtcaaactacagtagcctcaCATTGAATGGCTGTAGTGTTGCTGGTCTAAGAATCAGTTGTATGCAACATCGAATTAGTTACCAGCGAGTaagtagacatccatgtaatTGTTCGTAGTTGGTCACACTGGATACCCTTGTTATCTAAAGACCACCTTTATGTTCGCTCCAATGTCCCTACGCTGATGACTCAAAACTCATCAACCCAAAAGAGAAGCAGCACATACACCAATCTCATCAAATCAATCGTCGTCCTCTATGATGATCCATTAATtgagagcatttaggaattaattactaataatatgTGTTTTAAAATCTCAGCTCTtcattatcttattaatttcatAGACGATTCACGGGCACATTACGCACGAatggaataaaaaattcaaatatatataaaaatcgaGTACAAAGATACGtcccataaaaaaataaaatacgtCAGCCTGATTAGCTTCTAGGACATACAACTAATATAGACATCTTCGAAGTACGTGATGAAGCTGTCGGTATTGATCCGGATATTGTAGAGTAAGCCGTTAACGGATTGGGGGCTGGGGTAGTAGGCGTCGTTGAGCCATTTGACGCAAAGGATGCTGACGGGGAGGTGGGCAGAGTGCCAGCGTAGGGGAGGGGGAAGGTGTAAAAGGTGTAGTTGTTTATCTGTCGCTGCGGAAAGGGGGACCTACTTTGTGATGACTAATGAATACCAGTGATGGGGGCGGCAGCTGACAGGGCAAGTAGGGGAATGGGGCAGCGACGGGGGTGAGGTGGGAGGGTAgatccagagagagagagagagagagagagagatagaggtaaaataaaggagaaaaggaaaaggagaacaagttaaatttaatcattcTCTAATAGTAAAGCCCCACTTTATGAGCCCCTCATCTCCACCATCCATTTCTATAGATGGATGGTGGATAGTTTAGGAGCACAACGACTGCTGTACTTCTAATAGTCCCActccatatatgtatatatgtaattgTATACTTATAAATTATGCGCGTGTATACATTGCTAAGCTATATACATGTTCACTCGTCAAAGGCAGTTTCTGTGTATCCATATATACATGAAATGTATACACTACTATTTGTTTCAATGAAATTATTCATTATTTGGTTAGAAATATAACTTCCTTTCTCAGTCATTCTACCTGATGATAAATTGTCACAAAAAATCTCTTGGATTTTCTGCAAACTGTTTTATGCTTTTTGTGCAGGACTTTGGGAAAATTGAGCGGCAGATTGCTAAGTCTATAAGTAAATTGCTTCCCACAGTAGATAACGTTATGTGAGTATGAGAGCTTTTATTACCATAGTGGAGTATTCTTAACCAGGGTTCCTTTAGATGATGAATTCTCCTTTTTTGCTTTGATCTTCTGTTGTTTGtgatctgtttattttttactcTTAAGCTGATTGATTGTCAAAATTGTTAAAGATTACATGGTAGTTTGGATTTAATCAATTGACTATCACtcaaatcttaaaaaattttatgtgtGTTTATACGAGCGATCAAAATTACCAATATGTTTGTATTATAGTTATTGTTTTTgaattaaggctaaattatgaTAATCCCCCTTGCACTTTAGTTCCTATCTCGGTTACCCTTTGcattaaaaattgcatcaatttcATCGCTACACATTACCATTATCTCAAATAGGTCCAGTATTTGGATGATTGTTGAATTTCGCtacaaaattttgtaaaaacaaGTTTGTGGATGAAATTACTTATAAGTAATGCAATAGAATCatgtaaaaagaataaattgctCAATGAATTAGCAAAATAGAAAATCTCTTTTATCTTAAATATTTTGTCTATTTTTTGAGTTGCAAATTAAATAGATGTTGAGATGTGGAATAATGTGATATGCCAACTCGTTTCAGTGAAGTTTTACAGCTTAATTTCCCAACTTTCCAAAATTTTGGATCTATTGGAGAGAGTGGCAGTGTTTTAAATAGTGACCACTATGCCTGCATTAGTGGCCGCTATAGCAGATTTTATGTGCTATCGCTACGCTATTATATGTAAAGCGGTATATAGCGGATTGGCCGCTTTAGCAACATAGAGCCCGCTAAAGCGGCCGCTATAAAGCGGTCGGAAAGCGGACGCTACAA
This DNA window, taken from Ananas comosus cultivar F153 linkage group 21, ASM154086v1, whole genome shotgun sequence, encodes the following:
- the LOC109726467 gene encoding protein GLE1 isoform X4 encodes the protein MGFVELELPCRKNSPLVASADPDPHWTLDALLSELNSIETQLGARFSAAPSPLKQPEREFCQKKALDRSNNKPFVMCVTDDDVGDSESDDEEKDDQSLVPATRFTCNDLCLSEFEESDDELLNEDFQPCLIEKRHVEEGVLFELESEHQLNVKEQVRNKIAALEVYHNNEIERIASVMARLEKFAEVRREMDGKLDKHYQRKIAEVVDKHLSAVQRDHEQRSQIVERRIRDDAALEEAKRKEKAFHEEKLQQERAKQEAEQAREKSAKLAEEARMAALEAAAKEASEKEAARLREKAISEVDQRGALALSKLSSVEERGEIKHHNLLTNEFHSDKQKGGKLSGIKVFAANAALDAEKKRLTLSNEVPDKAHLTKDFGKIERQIAKSISKLLPTVDNVITRAQELINYINAPECPRPISYCLFASKVVSLCRDRNTKDKTFEKTTFACGYVILRITSQKSTNDTKRWAEKFWTSCLRFGVSTTVMTKLEQLFCRNEVSPGTRNLHKLAAVTRVVAEVSTSTGKVERISCCLARVSMAAGCGRKGELGLGWRSQATSGEA